One part of the Vicia villosa cultivar HV-30 ecotype Madison, WI linkage group LG6, Vvil1.0, whole genome shotgun sequence genome encodes these proteins:
- the LOC131614654 gene encoding zinc finger protein JAGGED-like: MSERISLGNTEDKCLKRKMIEESEIELRKESKNIAPTSQADFEKGKMAESKVITPSTESKDLLAPRLDINTKPTSNLLENGERSCSSENVIGEILPKEVKEYPCQFCDKKFTNLQALGGHQNAHKSERNSKKTKQQRTEETIVSPRRFELTYSNPYPYSRPSRYQGSSYFHGNLQQPIGTPIGTHMDNTTPSRLGFPFGSYGGGVYMPNTPTPPPSFMMPMPKSPPAIPQFRMNNYFGGNQTPVLPIPQRPNIVELDFFRQANQTHSSGEGAEGSSNARFPSHNLPITRDFIGENQPLVESNVSSSSTVEEFDLNLKL; this comes from the coding sequence atgtctgaAAGAATTTCTCTTGGAAATACAGAAGACAAATGCTTGAAACGCAAAATGATTGAAGAATCAGAGATAGAATTGAGAAAGGAATCAAAAAACATAGCACCAACCTCTCAAGCTGATTTCGAGAAGGGCAAAATGGCTGAATCTAAGGTAATAACACCATCGACTGAATCTAAAGATTTATTGGCTCCAAGGCTTGACATTAACACCAAGCCAACTTCCAATCTGCTGGAGAATGGTGAACGTTCATGTTCATCCGAAAATGTTATTGGTGAAATTTTACCTAAGGAAGTGAAGGAATATCCCTGTCAATTTTGTGACAAGAAGTTCACAAATTTGCAAGCTCTTGGTGGTCACCAAAACGCTCATAAGAGCGAACGTAACtcaaaaaaaactaaacaacaaaGGACGGAGGAGACAATCGTTTCCCCCCGAAGGTTTGAACTTACTTATTCAAACCCTTATCCTTATTCACGTCCTAGTCGCTATCAAGGGTCTTCCTATTTTCATGGCAACTTGCAACAACCAATTGGCACTCCAATTGGCACTCATATGGACAATACCACGCCTTCTAGGCTTGGTTTTCCATTCGGTAGCTACGGAGGAGGGGTGTATATGCCCAATACACCCACCCCGCCACCTTCATTTATGATGCCAATGCCAAAGTCACCTCCTGCAATACCACAATTTAGGATGAATAATTATTTTGGTGGAAATCAAACTCCTGTGCTGCCAATTCCTCAAAGGCCAAACATTGTGGAATTGGATTTTTTTCGTCAAGCGAATCAAACTCATTCATCCGGTGAGGGTGCTGAAGGAAGTTCCAATGCTCGATTTCCTTCTCATAATCTTCCAATAACACGTGATTTTATTGGAGAAAATCAACCTCTAGTAGAGTCCAATGTATCTTCTTCATCAACTGTGGAGGAATTCGACTTAAATCTCAAACTTTAA